The Mus caroli chromosome 1, CAROLI_EIJ_v1.1, whole genome shotgun sequence genome has a window encoding:
- the Pcp4l1 gene encoding Purkinje cell protein 4-like protein 1 isoform X1, whose amino-acid sequence MAENMQLNTKTPPAANQASDPEEKGKPGSIKKAEEEEEIDIDLTAPETEKAALAIQGKFRRFQKRKKDSSS is encoded by the exons ctTAACACCAAAACACCTCCAGCCGCCAACCAGGCATCTGACCCTGAGGAAAAAG GGAAGCCTGGCAGCATCAAGAAggccgaggaggaggaggaaattgaCATTGACCTGACAGCGCCAGAGACAGAGAAGGCCGCCCTTGCAATCCAGGGCAAGTTCCGGCGATtccagaagaggaaaaaggattCCAGCTCCTGA
- the Pcp4l1 gene encoding Purkinje cell protein 4-like protein 1 isoform X2, protein MSELNTKTPPAANQASDPEEKGKPGSIKKAEEEEEIDIDLTAPETEKAALAIQGKFRRFQKRKKDSSS, encoded by the exons ctTAACACCAAAACACCTCCAGCCGCCAACCAGGCATCTGACCCTGAGGAAAAAG GGAAGCCTGGCAGCATCAAGAAggccgaggaggaggaggaaattgaCATTGACCTGACAGCGCCAGAGACAGAGAAGGCCGCCCTTGCAATCCAGGGCAAGTTCCGGCGATtccagaagaggaaaaaggattCCAGCTCCTGA